The stretch of DNA GGGTCTTTTATTCAATAGTAGCTTGACAAGATGAAGGGCAGAGAGGGAAGGAGGCCGGTAGTCGAACCGGAAACAACTGTGTTGAGGATTCTGCTCAACCTCTGAGCCATGCGGTGCCCCAGGTTGTGCTTAATGAATAAAGACAATTTGCCCAAAAAGAATCATAAAAGTTGCTCATAGGTGTTACAATAGTCTAGATGACGAGAATTCGTTGGGGAAAGGTGACGACCACAACTCTCTGTGATCCGGTAACCACATCCTTAACACGCGTTACACAGACTCCTCTAATCCAACGTCTGCAGGTGAATTATGTGCCGCTCAGTCACCCGTGAGGGAGGCCGCTCAAATCGGCATGAATCACAGCGCCGGGAATCAATGCAACCGTTTCCCATAGACAAACTGCCCCGGCTGAACCCAATCAATTCCACCGCGGGATTCATTGTTCCAATTAGTAACCCTTGTTCTGGTCTGTGAAGGCAAGAAGGTTCGACCGGGATCAGCTCCCAACGAACATCAACAAGGCGAGCTCCGCGTCCAAATCACTTGGTTAGCATGTCAGAGGGGGGGTGGAGCCTCCAGTAGTTTCATCCTCATTCAGCTGGTTCAGTCATCACACTGGATGAGTAACGGTGAACATTTAGAGATGAAACACATATACAGTAGGTAGAGGAAGAGGGTGTGATCTGCTTTAGGGAGTATGATATTGAAGGAAGCATTTGCTCATCTGTCTTCACAGAGCGATATCTCATTCCTAATCCATAGGGTTTGATTTGATGCTGACCCAACATTTTCCTGCTATTCTTCCAGAACAACATTTCCAAGATCAGACAATGATGGATACACGATGTCCGTGTGATGGAAGTTCCTTATTGACCTTGGAACACAAGGAGCCATCACCAAATAGTTCCCACAAAGTTGAGAGTATCACACTTTTCCTAAATGTTTTCGTATGCTGAAGTATTGAGATTGGTGAGTATTGaattatcattttaattaaattaatactaccacagaaaaaaatatgttaattttaaaagctttaaacttCAGGGATATCAATATTAATGGAGGAAATTGTGCTAAAAAGGGCAGAAAAGCCTTCTGGCTCACTTGAATGGcatgtatgtttgtgttttaaattttgaagtGTGGCAAAGAGAAATTGGgcctttttacttttctatttaaagaagaaaagtagCACCAGGtacaatttttacaaaataactaTTTCCCAACGTAGGACTCTGTCCCGCTGAAACAAACCTGTcctcaaattaaacaaaacacttaTTGTGAGATGATGCCACTGCAATATAAGATGACAgattttttaatgctttttataCATCATTACCAGGTGTGCAAATAAACGTGAAGGCTGCTGCAGAGGGGcaacaaaagaaggaaaaataaactacatctggctgcgtgcgtgtgtgtgtgagtgagtgtgtgtatgcaaACATCCATGACCTTATCCATTGCATGTAATATACAGCTCTGATCTGCTCTCCACTCGTGGACACACGCCACCCTTCGACGCGAGCACACTGGCAACTTGATGGAGCTGCGTTGCAAATTAAATGAGTTCCAGTGAAATGAGAGGGCCTTTTTCATGAGATAGCCCCTTTTTAATCTGTTGAATTATTTATGCATTATCTGCTGGCAGAAGGAGACAGGCGGATGAGGAGGGGTGGACTGCTGACAGTCTGAGAGGTAGGCGAGAAAACGGCACTCTATTTGCTTGCACTTCATGTTCTACAACTATTTGCTGGGATGCTCCTAATTGCATTAGCCTTATCTACCTTTTTGACCTGGCAAACACTTCACTCGGCTCCTTTTCACCTCTCTGCTGACAACACGAGGAGGTCCTCGTCAGCTGAAAACATGCACCAGTCAGCAGCGCAGTGGCCTCTGTAGTAAAACTGCTTATTGCTGTGCTCTGTATTACTCCGCTTGTAGTCCCGCTGGGGCTCGGCGTCTAATAAACACAGACTGCATTCACGCGTCGCTTATCTGTGTTCCCTTCTGTGGTGTGCAGAACAGAAAGCTGTGGGCGAATAGCTTTGCACTCACTGAtcttcatttattgttttaatgttggGCAAAAATTACAATCTGAAAGCGACTGCTCGTATTAAACCAGTTGGTCACCAGAGACACGAAGGCAGAGAAAGTGAGAAACACTCTAGCTTCAATCATGGCGCCCTCTTATGACCAACACCAGTAAATGCAGCTTATTGTGACCTATATAGAAGTGCAATTGATCGTCAATGATTTGTTGTAGCTGCTATTCTTCATCATTGACAGATAAATATTCGCCATAACAAACAGAatgttctacaaaaaaataaaataaaatcagcccaatttaaaaatctgaagtcAGCATTTTATGGTGCAAAAGACGTCATTTATAATGAGTCCCAAGTAGAAATCTGTGCATATTGTTTGCTGTGCACCTAAATATTAGTGAAAAATCTTCTTTGTATGGACTGAATCAATACACAACCCAAAGGGAAAGCATTAGCTTTTTCCACGCTGTCAGACCACTAGCATATTCGCAGGTGGCGGTTTTAGTGGAATCTGTCCCAAAGTGAACCTTTTGGCTTTAAACTGATTCAGTTCTTCCTGGGTGAGTTTGCTCTCAGGTGAGAACAGACCGTCTGCGGTCTCTCCCACCGCTCCGGCTCCGAGTGAAGCTGCTGCCGCCGCCCCGAAGGCGCTCCCAAGTCCTCCCCCAGTGGTTGCTGTCGTGGAGGAGAAGCTGAACCCCGAGGCCGATCCGAACCCCGAAGAGGCCGCTGGCGGCGGCTTGTCTGCGCTCGGGGCGGTAAATGAGAAGGACGAAGCAGACGGCACGGAGGAAGAGCCGAACCCAGACGGAGGTTGTGTTGGAGCTGGTATAAGGCTACCAAACCCAGTTGAAAGTGAAGATGTAGAAGAAGAGCCGAATCCAGAACTCAGAGCTGAGAAACCGAAGTTGACGGAGTGTTCTGGTGCACCGAAGCCTGCGTGGTCGGAATGATCAGAATTAGCAAAGGAGTGATGGAGAATGAATAGTTGAAGACATTTGGCTTAAAAGGGACAAATAGGAACTTCTACTGTTCATTAAACAAGCTAATGGTAAACATTAGCTTGTTTAATGAACAAGCTCTTATTTTATAGCATAGCTTATTCATATCATAGAATGGCCTAGCCGAATAGAGAATCTGTCTCTCACATATTGCTATTCATTTCATCGGGCTGagcttgagttattttgcaaagaaaaattagcaaaaaagtcaacatttcgAAAACCGCAtatccttttctttccacttacatatactgtagatatgTAAGTGCTGTTGGTACATAAAATCTCTATAAAACACCATTATTCTGCTTGCAATGTTTCCAAATGTGTTTCCTATTGTAACAGTCGATCCTTCCATTGTCTACTCTTGCAATACAGTAATACTTATTGACCTTTGCTGGATGTGGAGGATCCAAATCCTGTCGTCGTTGTCGAACCAAAGCCACTCGAAGACGACTGCGGAGCCGTTCCTTTTAACTCGGCGAGCTGTGTGCAAAGAAAACATGGCATCATCTAAACCTGCTCACTGAACTTTCAAAAAGTTCCTCAAGTGGACGGATGAAAACATTCTGACATTGACCGTATTTGTGTGTCTGTATATCTGTGTCTTACCAGTGCCAGACGTGTGGACGGACTCATAATCTTCAGCTCCTGGACTCTGCTTTTCCACTGACTGAACAGCTGGTTTACGCCATTTAGCTAAAAAACACAGAACCGGAAGTCATTACGACTGCTGCacgacacaaaataaaaacaaacgcAGACTAATATTAGGAACGAGGCGAGCGCCTACGTAGCCCTGCAGATCCCCTGATGCTCTGGTGGAGTAGTACTCCAGCCTGAGCTCTTCTGGAGACAGATCAGTGAAGCCTGCAGGCAAAATAATCGAGTTTCATGTTCAAGTTTTAAAACTGCCGATTCGCAAATTAGGcctgaaacagaataaaacagacaaGAACCTGATATGGACGTCTTAACGCTAGAGTAGCAGGAGAAGCCCCACTGTCCTGAACTCTCCCAGGCATCCATGTCCGCCTGAATGACTTCACTGATAAAGTGTCGGATATAAACATTAATGAATACCTTACAATAAGCCTAAAAGGTTTattcaaaaacaagcaaactcaCAGTTTCTTATCGTCATCTTCATCTCCAGCAGTTCCTAAACCTGCtactgctcctcttcctcccttgTCAAAGGCATTGGAAGCATCGAGAGCAGAAAATCGATTCGAAGATGAGAAGCTGAAATCAGAGCTCTTCAAGTTTTCTCTtctcccaccaccaccaccacctcctcctcctcctcctcttcctcctcctcctccaccacgTCCTGAACCCCAGTCACTGCTTCCCTGTGAGAAGGTTGATGGCTGAATATATCCTCCTCTTTGCTGGGAGGGATTCACCCAAACTCTGTTCCCATAGCCTGGAAGCCAAACGGAGGAAAGGTTAAACGTCATCAAAGGACAACCAATTAACCCAACATGTCGAGGGAACCGTCACCTACCGAAAACCCaaacatgcacagggagaacatgaaAACTCTACTAAAATCTAAATCGAAATTACATTATTACTGTTAAGCAGAGTTTTGTAATGACGAAACGTAACAGAGGACTTTTTGTATTCCAAAAGCTAAGCTACATCTTCTTAATTTATAAGCCCTATTCTTTTAAAGCTTTGTAGCAGGTGCTTGTTTATCACACATCCAAATGATTTCAAATAGCAGGGAGACATTTATTAACGAAACCCCCTTCTGACTGGAAGCAAGAAAACGagactgaaaaactaaaaaaaaaaatgtggcctctaatgaacaaaacaaaattatgctACGATAAAATCGATGGGAAATTTCCTCATAGGGGTTTTATAGAACAGCGAATGGAGATAATTTGGTAGATGAAGGTTTCAGTGTCATGttacctcctcctcctcctcctcctctgggcTGCTGCTGACCACCGGAGCGGCTGTAGCTGTCATTATAACCTCCCCCTCCTCTGCTTCCGCCTCTCGGGTGCTCATTCCAACATTGGTCTCCGTACCGACAGCGGCCCTGGAGGAAAAAGTTACACACGACCATTTTAAACGCGCTGTGACGGCGCGGCAAAGCACAAGTTTCGGCCTGTTTACGGAAAAACAGGCCGCGCGAGATCTACGTCATCATTTCGCGTCGGTCAGTGCTCACTCACAGCGACCTCGTGTGGCGGCTTTATCTTAAGACGTCTGCTCAGGCTTTTACTGCGTGGAAAGGGCAAGGAAAATTAGAGAGCTGTTTcgttcaaaatgaaataaataaatatcgcTATTAATTAATAGACtatgaatatttaatcaaataaataaaggtcaccataaaataaaaaatatttatttataatggGGAGCTTATGTTGTCagtcacagttttatttattgatttttaataatCAACTGAGCTTGTTGTGCTAGCAATTGGACTACATGTGATTGAACTAAAATTACTTCCAAGTGCATTGAGAtggcatttgttgtgaattgaaaatatattaaattcaaCTTTCAAACTAACAAATGAGCCCCTCcaataaacaatatatttaaaaaaaaatccaacaaccAATACAAGAAAgttcaaaaccccaaaagtagataccaaaacattcaaaacccCCAAAATAGATATCAAAAGTTTATAATCATAATGTTAATTCACAACAATGTTGTTGTCAAGGCATTTACgaaaagtcatttcaatttaGTCAGACGACTATTGATCCAAGTTATCAATTCATTAGGTTCACTTACTTATATGGAACCTGCACCTGTCCTCTTGTCGCCTTCCCGTcctcaatttccatttgcatgatttgtttctctgtttctaccaaaaactggatgaataaagtcttcagtctggtgttttgtaaacaaaatggttCGTTTAAAAAATGGTTTAGTCGAGACCAGAAACGTAATAATTCCTTTCATTTTGtagtttctattttaaatgtcttccagatccagtgttaaatgttcattataatttaaagtCTGAGAATGAAGAGGACTTCTTCCCTTCGGTCCTCCACTCAGCAGCTTCTGTCTTTTcaggtgggtttttattttccgCCACAACAACATAATAAATGTCGATGAAATTAACTCATTTCTGATttcctgtttctcctttttatttgtgtctcgGCAGGGAGAGTTTCATCAGGTGTCCCACAGCAGGTTGGTGGAATCAGACTCCGGTACCATCAGTAGTGAGCCCAACGGGTCGGCGGTGTGTCGCTACGACTCGCTCATCTGAGGCTCCATTGGTGGGGGAGATTTGAGATCAAACAGCCTGAAAACGGCCTCACCTGTTGAGTCGCTACGTCACACTGAGCCGATGGAGGCTGGAAGAGAGGAGACGCAGCGAGCTTCTCCTGCTAGGCAGAtctcagagaagaaaataaggaTTTAACTATACCATCCTGATGAGAAGTTGCTTTTAGACCCAGAtgaactccatccatccatcctggcTCCCtccatttattcatccatccatcctggttctctccatccatccttgcttcctccatccatccatccatcctggtTCCCTTCCATTCCTGGGAATTACTTGaccattttgatttctttacaGGGATGTCTTCAcaatctgttaaaataaaaattaattttaaaaagatgtaataTTACACATCGGGGACAATGTTATCTCCAATGTTTAAAGTTGGTCCGGATGTTTAACTTTGTccccatttttttcatttgatatcCAGTGCTTAACATTTCTGATATACTGATATATATTAGTAGggtaaaatataatttacaatgTGCAGGATTTGGCAAACACATTGCTTTTCATCAGAATAAACGTCTTTAGAAAAGTAGCACAAATATCAATGTCTGAGTCAGTCTCTTAAACTTACGCCTATGTGTCTGCCGTTAGCCCTccttttttcaacatttaaggGGCTAAAACTAAACCTTTGCAGACTGTGCAACaacgttttttaaaaagacaaatttgaaTGCAATATATATTATATGATGCATATTAACACATCCTGGCTAAAGTTTAAATTGgaattgctgtaaaaaaaaaaaaaaaaaaaacttcggATTATTAATGATTTGTGAACACAGATGACGCACCTGAACAAGCTTTATTCAATACAGGTTACACAATGAACAACGTATAGTATTAATAACAGGATTATTGTGTGATTTGGTGAATGAAGAAGTAAAGAACTACCACTTCCTTCCAGCAAAGTTCCTTCTCACTACATCACATAACCCTTTTCAACATATCACCCTTGGTCTATTATTGTGGCAGCTTCTACACACGATCTGCTGGGTCCAACGCCGCACGATTTGGTGCATCACAACAACTGCAAGAATTTTTAGATTCTTGCCATAAAACCAAATACACTAAACACTTTAAACctgcacattttgtaaaacgaaacataaaagacaaaaataaataaccagcgtccaaaaaagaaaacaaaacagtcttccacattttaaaactatatgTATTGTACTAGAAACATTAGAACAGTGGTACATTTGCGATAAaaggaaacttttaaaaagtcttcagGCAATGTAATTATATTTCACTAAACATTAAAGAATGACCTTGCTTTTAGCTTATGGCAAAGGAAATAACCAAAATAGACTCTGTAGCTTTTTATGGTGTAATACCAGTAATTCAGggaatgtgaaaaatgtatgtatatatatatatatatatatatatatatatatatatatatatatatatacacctgtggtgattaatataaatatagatttttctttttaaaaagagaagaacTTCAAAAGGACAGCATCTTTTGAGCCAAAGTTCCcgacaagacaaaacaaactgcttAAAGCTTCACCATCTTGTGTTTTGTCAGAAAGCAATCAATTCTCAAATTCTGTTTAAACTATGACGAATCCCACATTAACTTTTAGTCAACGTGTATTTactgaaatacaaaaagctTTCCGGGATTTACCAATAACTGAGGATAATAGTTACTGTGAGCTGAAACCGGACACAGAAACAACTGGATCGACGGCAAATTGTGACTGATGCTCAAAACTCAAAACCTCCATCCAGACTCATCATTtcttgtacaaaaatataaacagtttatttaaataataatatatgtaTATGGGATAAATAACAGATTAGAAAACTGAGTAAAGATAATATGACGAAGTTGAGCACTGGAACATGAAAAGCTTATATAAGATAAATGTGTTCCATAAAGAAAGTAACAACAAAGACGCAGATGCCGTAAACTAATGCACGCCGGTGCAGAGCAAGGCCAGGCCGTGTACGCTGAGGCTGAGGAGCAGAGCCACAGCCCCGTCCGTGTTTCCCATCTCCACCCGGAGCTGATTGGAGTCCCTCCTCAGCGTCACTCTGATGGAGCCCAGCAGCTGCTCTGCCTGCTGGAAGACCTGGTTGTCCTGCAGCGGTGCGGGAAGGGACAGGATGGACAGACTCCCACCGCTCTCCTTTAACCCGCGCATCTGTTGAGACGCAAGCAGAAAATAGACAGGATCGTTTTGATGTCCTGTCGCAAGGTGAGAAACCTGGAAGTTGGAACCTGCCAGGTTAGTTGAGTTGAACAGGAGGACTACAGGAAGTGGTGCATGTTCAGTGAGCTGTAAATTCTGCGATGGGGAGATTTTGTTACCTTTAGACAAAAGGACAAAACCCACTTCCCTCTGATCTAACGGACTGACGGATGTGTTTAATGGATTGGTATTTCTATTGCAGCagaattatttcacaaaaaaaatatcttcattcAGTGGAATAAGATAGAAAggtaattaatgtttttaccaaagCACACAAACGTTGTCCAGCTTTGTAGCATAGCTGCgagcagaaaatcattttagttAACGGAAATAACTACATAAATCAGtatctgtgtatttaatgcatATAATGTGTTTAAGGTGAATTGTGTGAATTAGTGAACTTTTCAATAACGTCGTGATTTATTGAATGAGTCTGTAGAAAGCCATTACTTACGTTCCCTAAGGAATACATTTGGTTTGACGGCCATTTGTCCTATGGCAATAGTTCTGAGACTTTCTCCTAACAAATACCACCTGAGGAAATACTCGACTTCCCAAGTGCCGTCACCCTGACAGGCAAATTGAAAACAGCATTGCAACTGGACTTAAACTTCCCAAGTTTTGCTCTGCCATGtcataaacacaacaacatcAAAACTCTCTCGTTCAGCGGGATTGTTTGACCGGTTGAGAGATTTGgctcattcatttttcatttgaaaggtCGGGAAAACACAAAGTTTCCAAGAAGTGGGAATCTGAGTGGGAAAGTTGGATGTTTCTCAGCAGCCTCGATATCCAACATGGCTTCCTTGCATAACTGAtagccataaaaaaaacagatttgtgacactctGAATGAGTTGTATCTCATTAAGTCTTTCAGAAAAATAGTGCCAACACCTACGCATGTATAAACAAGGACATATATATTTAAGGCAAATGAAATCGACCAACCAGCACATCAACCGCTGACAGAAAATCAGGTCGACTGTTGCTCAAAATGTTCAGCGTCTCATCAGGCAGCTCTGAAAGCAAAGACATGCAACAAGATTAAAAATTGAGACATTAACCGAGGTTGCACTGATTTATTTCCtacttcaaatattttcaaggtTTCTCTTACCTTCCATGGCACTGACCAGCAGGTAAACTGAGGGTAGGTGTGAAGAGAAGCCAGTTGGGACGCATTCAGGGACACATGAACTTGTAGGAATTGTCTCCTTCTCACCAATAATGGGAGTCTCCGCTGTTTCACAATCACACAACTTCTCCAGCTAATGAAAAGGAAAGTTTAGAGGAGTAAAGGGAAAAAgagtgctgtttttttctgaaatgtactTAACTTACGAAAAAATTGCTTAGAAATATGTTGGCGAGTCACTTGTTGAGCAATTGCTCTCGATTTAGGCAATAATCAAACGTCGTCAGATGCTAGCTTTACTGGTGTACGTCAAGTCAGCGTGACCCTCACCTCACTCTGTAGGTAGGACAGAGCAAATCTGTCCCGAAGAGCCTCTCGGAGCTTGTCCATCAACTCACATCGAGTAGACCCGGGGAGGTCTGCCAGAGGAGAAAGGTCCATGTCCGACCATCCTGCAAGATGCCAAACTATTTTATATCTTCATCACTacaacttaaaattaaaaaaaacacaactcttTTTAGGTTTAAAGCTGATGTAGCAAATTTGATTCCTTGTATTAGTCTAGTAGAAAGTAGATTTGTTGGCTTGTTAATCACACTAAAGCTTAGCTTAAGGAAAGGGAGCCTTCGTCTTTGGCAACATGTCAGCGGTGTGTTTCACTTCCTCGTGTCAACTGCTTTAGTCTTTCCCATGGAAGAGAAATTGTGAATTACCGCTGTGAAAAACGGTGAAAGGAACATCTTCCCGAGCCCGGGGCCCGTCGAAACTGTCGTCCACTGTGTCCAAGGAACCATCGAACGGGATGGAGTCGCTCTGGAAACCTCCGATAGCGCTGGGTCGCAGgcatatttctgaaaataattccGACAGCAGCAAAGATAAACACACCAAGCACTCCCGGTGAAACAtttgcacagtggcgcagttggtagcactgtttccttgcagcaagaaggtcctgggttcgattcccggcccggggtcttccTGCACGGAGTttccatgttctccctgtgcattcTCTCAGGGTACTCCGGCTTTctcccacaatccaaaaacatgaatatCAGGTcaattggtctttctaaattctccttgtgtgagtgtgtgtgtgcatggttgtttgtcctgtctgtctctgtgttgccctgtgacagattggtgacctgtccagggtgaaccccgcctctcgcccagaatgttagctggagatcggtcagcacccctcctgaccccactagggactagggtgttagaagatggatggatggatgatccgTGTTGAGGATTTCTTTTTGAATTATTAATCCGTGGAGAAAACGCTTGTTTTACTTAGCCTGTCTTCAAAATGgtaaagacaagagaacatgccaTCCAAGAAAAGGAAGGCGTGTGGTGATCTTAATTAGTCAGTCAAATTATTACAGAAATCAGCCATTCATCAAACTCGTGCAGAGTTGgagaacatatttattttaattgaaaaaagcaaaaaatctgACAAGCAAGACTGAATGACGAATTCAAGTTTATGACTTTGAGGAGGAtcttgagaagaaaaaaaaaacgacgaTGCTCAAAGCCAACACTTGTTTCCCTGTTGGAAACCTGCAgtgacacaaacagaaacagaaaaaagtttctgttttgtcttcgTTTATGTCTTTGACTCAAAAATCCAAAgctttctgaaactttttaaatgcttCTTCACAATTTCCCCCAACTGAAGAAATTTTGCCACCTACGCAGTTGAAAGTGCAAACCGATTTGACATATTTGAAGAACACTGGTTAAAAACAATGCTACTCTTAGCCTCGTCGCAGCACCTCTTCCACGTTAACtttggaggagcagctgaaatCCTGAGCTCAAGCGGACCTTCTTGCtccaaggcaacagctctaccaactgcgccactgtgcagcccatctCCTTCGCagttttaacttctttttttgttgggGACTCATTCTCACCTTGGTGTCCGTCCTTTTCGATCTTCAGCTCCTTTATGCTGTACGCGATGACAGTGCCAGAGGGAATCTCCAAGGAAACGTCGCTGTCCACCTCAATATTGTTCACGTCCTTTAAAACCACctataaacaaacatttaacacgcATATAGTcgccttcctaaaataatggccttttgttttctctcttttagcAAAAACTAACTTAGTCCGTTATTTTACGGAGGTAACGGCACACAAAGCGTCacataaatgtgaaaagctgCGGGGCCGACCTTCACGGAGCCCCCCAGCAGGCCCATCAGGCCCAGCACGCCCTGAAAGGTGCACTGCTGCTTCTTCGTCATGGTGACGGAGCACGAGTTGGTGGTGAGGATGCGCTCCGTCACCACCGTCAGAACCTCGGCGTGCTTCTCCAGTTGCTGCACCAGGATGTGCTGCATGTCCACTAACCTGAGGCAGACAAAATGTGTCACACCAAAGCCCTTTACTCAGTTTTACATCCAGAcaccttccttccttccttccttccttccttccttccttccttccttccttccttccttccttccttccttccttccttccttccttccttccttccttccttccttccttccttccttccttccttccttccttccttccttccttccttccttccttccttccttccttcctcgcGTTGGACTCGACGCAGAATAAACAATACGGAAAAGACTGGCCAAAACCTGCTTTCAGAGTCCTTCAACAGCTTCTTGACATCCAGCTCCTCTTTCTTCAGCTTTCCGAAACACGACTCCAGCTTGGACGCACCCAGTCCCTCCAGACTGACATTGACGGGACCGGCCTCGGTGTCCAGCTTCCCGGAGTGATCGTCCCGGTACGTCCCCTTGTAGGTCAGGAATTCTGTCTCAGAAActcctgcaaaagaaaaaaaagtgataccAGATTTGTATCGGGTGCTAAAAGTACTTCATGCACTAAAGTCtctacttaaaaataaacaattggGACATTTAAAAAGCATTCTTCTTAGCCTATTGAGGAGATAGGTCTTTAGTTTGTATTAAGCAGTTGTAAGATTGCCTTAGTTTCTATCCATCCCTTTGAATGAGAAGCCAAGAGGCAGCGCCCCCAGAATCGATGGAAAGACAGATGGCGATAAATACAGGGCAATCCTGGGAAAAAAACCTGTAAACAGAGGCTGTAAAAGACTGCAGCAGGGTTAACCTTTGACCCTTTGAACTCAGTGGTTTTAACttgacaaatataaaaatttcaaGGCTTATGACTCTTCTTGCCAAGCAATGACTGCAGCATCCATCAGG from Xiphophorus maculatus strain JP 163 A chromosome 13, X_maculatus-5.0-male, whole genome shotgun sequence encodes:
- the LOC102236588 gene encoding nucleoporin-like protein 2; this translates as MVVCNFFLQGRCRYGDQCWNEHPRGGSRGGGGYNDSYSRSGGQQQPRGGGGGGGYGNRVWVNPSQQRGGYIQPSTFSQGSSDWGSGRGGGGGGRGGGGGGGGGGGRRENLKSSDFSFSSSNRFSALDASNAFDKGGRGAVAGLGTAGDEDDDKKLEVIQADMDAWESSGQWGFSCYSSVKTSISGFTDLSPEELRLEYYSTRASGDLQGYLNGVNQLFSQWKSRVQELKIMSPSTRLALLAELKGTAPQSSSSGFGSTTTTGFGSSTSSKGFGAPEHSVNFGFSALSSGFGSSSTSSLSTGFGSLIPAPTQPPSGFGSSSVPSASSFSFTAPSADKPPPAASSGFGSASGFSFSSTTATTGGGLGSAFGAAAAASLGAGAVGETADGLFSPESKLTQEELNQFKAKRFTLGQIPLKPPPANMLVV
- the LOC102236848 gene encoding non-syndromic hearing impairment protein 5-like yields the protein MFSKATANFVRQVDPEGSLIHVSRVNDSHKLLPMAVVVKRNRLWPWQRPKYQPTDFTLGDLLQGDEVLRPGVSETEFLTYKGTYRDDHSGKLDTEAGPVNVSLEGLGASKLESCFGKLKKEELDVKKLLKDSESRLVDMQHILVQQLEKHAEVLTVVTERILTTNSCSVTMTKKQQCTFQGVLGLMGLLGGSVKVVLKDVNNIEVDSDVSLEIPSGTVIAYSIKELKIEKDGHQEICLRPSAIGGFQSDSIPFDGSLDTVDDSFDGPRAREDVPFTVFHSGWSDMDLSPLADLPGSTRCELMDKLREALRDRFALSYLQSELEKLCDCETAETPIIGEKETIPTSSCVPECVPTGFSSHLPSVYLLVSAMEELPDETLNILSNSRPDFLSAVDVLMRGLKESGGSLSILSLPAPLQDNQVFQQAEQLLGSIRVTLRRDSNQLRVEMGNTDGAVALLLSLSVHGLALLCTGVH